In Bacillota bacterium, a single window of DNA contains:
- a CDS encoding GNAT family N-acetyltransferase — protein MSDQPTEAARRVARAEDEYAYLGCEVRRTEVCTVVTTEICPDMWDSNHVREINLPVGADCTEFVLEMEKQFRRLGREHCKFELDFRTSLQELAVVLRDRDYTPLPVVLQLFAGDEARPAKGRSARRAGEEVRPVEVDSDGRAKEDWRQIKRDEYGGAQVRGRFVERAIALCEHKMSVARIRHGQGWDGGLLVHVAYIGATPAGCVELFWHGGVAKIEGLYVKEKMRGRGIGSHLTLEMVNLARQKGCDIVYLAANAFDSPRYMYLNLGFKDLTERAGWLTTWGSLKQVEDSVRWD, from the coding sequence ATGAGCGATCAACCAACGGAAGCCGCTCGGCGCGTGGCCAGAGCGGAGGATGAATATGCATATCTGGGATGCGAAGTCCGAAGAACGGAGGTCTGCACGGTGGTGACCACCGAGATCTGCCCGGACATGTGGGACTCCAACCATGTAAGGGAGATCAATCTCCCGGTTGGGGCGGACTGCACTGAGTTCGTCCTGGAGATGGAGAAGCAGTTCCGCCGACTGGGCAGGGAGCACTGCAAGTTCGAGTTGGACTTCCGGACATCACTCCAAGAGCTCGCAGTGGTGCTCCGGGATAGAGATTACACCCCCCTGCCTGTCGTGCTACAGCTGTTCGCCGGGGACGAAGCCCGCCCCGCCAAGGGGCGGAGTGCCAGGCGTGCTGGCGAAGAAGTTCGGCCTGTGGAGGTAGACTCTGACGGGAGGGCAAAGGAAGACTGGAGGCAGATCAAGAGGGACGAATATGGGGGAGCGCAAGTTCGGGGCAGGTTCGTGGAAAGGGCCATTGCTCTGTGTGAGCACAAGATGTCTGTTGCGCGCATACGCCACGGCCAAGGGTGGGATGGTGGTCTCTTGGTGCACGTTGCGTATATTGGAGCTACGCCGGCCGGGTGCGTGGAGCTGTTCTGGCACGGGGGTGTCGCCAAGATCGAGGGGCTCTACGTGAAAGAGAAGATGCGTGGGCGCGGAATCGGTTCGCATCTGACCCTCGAAATGGTCAACCTTGCCAGGCAGAAGGGGTGCGACATAGTCTACCTGGCCGCGAACGCCTTCGACTCTCCAAGATACATGTATCTGAACCTTGGGTTCAAGGACCTCACGGAGAGGGCCGGCTGGCTTACGACCTGGGGTTCACTCAAACAGGTGGAGGATTCCGTAAGGTGGGATTAG
- a CDS encoding MFS transporter, protein MGNPLINKDFALLAIGQFVSATGDQVHQIALLWWILDKTGSPAAMAALGMASLVPAMVLGPFLGVFADKLDRKWVVVWMDFARAVLIGTVAGLALCGTLKLWHLYAATVLASTASALFEPAVNALVPRIVPDSALKKSQAVQQGLNSMVGVYGPFLGGVLVGWVGISMVFLLNAISFFLSGVSEIFITYHHRVAQGRANPLLGVREGFRFIRKTRTLPWLMGMLACGNFALAPMGTILVPFMIREVLHQTARGLGLFFAFAGVGGVVGAVLAGGFQKSTQHHRAVIVFPTLQGLLLASWGLAPSVVWTYTMAFLIGICAPLAQVNINMVFFKLVPDEMRGKVFAFRMTFLLIITPVALSAYGAIASVWTSSIPYLVVASGAILAAVAQLMRLVPGFRDL, encoded by the coding sequence TTGGGGAATCCCCTAATCAATAAGGATTTCGCTCTTCTTGCCATCGGGCAGTTTGTCTCGGCCACCGGAGACCAGGTTCACCAGATCGCGCTTCTGTGGTGGATCCTTGACAAGACTGGGTCTCCCGCCGCAATGGCGGCCCTCGGAATGGCCAGCCTTGTGCCGGCGATGGTCCTCGGCCCGTTCCTCGGGGTCTTCGCCGACAAGCTGGACCGCAAGTGGGTAGTAGTATGGATGGACTTTGCCCGCGCTGTGCTCATCGGCACAGTCGCGGGTCTTGCTCTGTGTGGCACGCTCAAGCTGTGGCACTTGTACGCTGCCACCGTCCTTGCGAGCACAGCGTCCGCCCTGTTCGAGCCGGCGGTGAACGCACTGGTCCCGAGGATAGTCCCAGACTCCGCCCTCAAGAAATCCCAGGCTGTGCAGCAGGGTCTGAACAGCATGGTGGGAGTGTACGGGCCGTTCCTCGGGGGAGTGCTCGTCGGATGGGTCGGGATCTCCATGGTTTTCCTATTGAACGCGATATCGTTCTTCCTCTCAGGAGTATCGGAGATCTTCATCACTTACCACCACCGGGTCGCGCAAGGGCGCGCCAACCCCCTTCTCGGAGTGAGGGAAGGGTTCAGATTCATAAGAAAGACCAGAACACTGCCATGGTTGATGGGCATGCTCGCCTGTGGGAACTTCGCCCTTGCGCCAATGGGAACGATCCTGGTGCCCTTCATGATCCGCGAAGTGCTCCACCAGACCGCGCGCGGCCTCGGGCTCTTCTTCGCGTTCGCGGGAGTGGGCGGTGTGGTGGGAGCAGTGTTGGCAGGAGGTTTCCAGAAGTCCACCCAACACCATCGCGCCGTCATAGTCTTTCCCACCCTCCAGGGTCTTCTCCTCGCCAGCTGGGGGTTGGCTCCGAGCGTCGTGTGGACATATACCATGGCGTTTCTGATTGGAATATGTGCCCCACTGGCGCAAGTCAACATCAACATGGTATTCTTCAAACTGGTCCCGGACGAGATGCGTGGGAAAGTCTTCGCCTTCAGGATGACTTTCCTCTTGATCATCACACCGGTGGCCTTGTCTGCATATGGGGCAATTGCCAGCGTGTGGACATCCAGCATCCCATACTTGGTCGTGGCTTCCGGAGCCATCCTGGCTGCTGTGGCCCAGTTGATGCGGCTCGTGCCCGGTTTTCGGGACCTTTGA
- the lysA gene encoding diaminopimelate decarboxylase, with protein sequence SGGELYTAISAGYPAEHIYFHGNNKTAAEIDFALRVGIARFITDNMDELLLVDRIAREKNRVAEVILRLTPGIEAHTHEYVKTGQIDSKFGIGIPNGEALRAVEAAMQLPNIRLTGIHCHIGSQIFEIEPFQVAVNVMMDFAAEARAKCGFVMEELNLGGGLGIKYNRDDKPTTAAALAQACMGAVREAASQRDLPLPKLLLEPGRSIVGEAGTTLYTVGGVKEIPGIRTYISVDGGMADNPRVALYQARYEATIANKASMPMQELVSVAGNCCESGDMLIWNITLPHVEVGDILAVFCTGAYNYSMASNYNRYPRPAAVFVRDGQADLVIRRETYEDLVRKDVVPARLACRRADSARRPGCRTEALVVGESPNQ encoded by the coding sequence TCAGGCGGTGAGCTGTACACGGCAATCAGCGCGGGGTACCCTGCGGAGCACATCTACTTCCACGGCAACAACAAGACGGCGGCTGAGATCGACTTCGCACTTCGAGTCGGTATCGCAAGATTCATAACAGACAACATGGACGAACTCCTTCTCGTTGACAGAATTGCCAGGGAGAAGAACCGGGTGGCAGAGGTCATACTCCGGCTGACCCCGGGCATCGAAGCTCACACTCACGAGTATGTGAAGACCGGGCAGATAGACTCCAAGTTCGGAATAGGAATCCCAAACGGTGAGGCCCTTCGGGCGGTGGAGGCCGCGATGCAGCTTCCCAATATCCGCCTGACCGGGATCCACTGCCACATCGGGTCCCAGATCTTCGAGATAGAGCCTTTCCAGGTTGCTGTGAATGTGATGATGGACTTTGCCGCGGAGGCCCGGGCCAAGTGCGGATTCGTCATGGAGGAACTGAACCTCGGAGGCGGGCTCGGCATCAAGTACAACCGGGACGACAAGCCCACCACAGCTGCCGCGCTCGCCCAGGCATGCATGGGGGCGGTCCGCGAGGCTGCTTCACAACGGGATCTGCCTCTTCCGAAGCTTCTTCTGGAGCCGGGGCGTTCCATCGTGGGGGAGGCCGGCACCACTTTATACACAGTGGGCGGAGTGAAGGAGATTCCAGGGATCAGGACCTACATTTCCGTCGACGGAGGAATGGCGGACAACCCCAGGGTCGCCTTGTATCAGGCCCGATATGAAGCGACAATCGCGAACAAAGCTTCCATGCCCATGCAGGAATTGGTGTCAGTTGCGGGGAATTGTTGTGAGTCAGGAGACATGCTCATCTGGAATATTACCCTGCCGCATGTGGAGGTCGGTGACATCCTCGCAGTCTTTTGCACGGGCGCGTACAACTACTCCATGGCCAGCAACTACAACCGTTACCCTCGCCCAGCTGCGGTCTTCGTCCGTGATGGCCAGGCTGATCTGGTGATCAGACGTGAGACCTACGAAGATCTTGTACGGAAGGACGTCGTCCCGGCCCGCCTCGCGTGCCGCCGTGCTGACTCAGCCCGGCGGCCAGGGTGTCGGACGGAGGCGCTGGTAGTTGGGGAATCCCCTAATCAATAA
- a CDS encoding diaminopimelate decarboxylase, which translates to MSVNKNGHLTIGGCDTVRLAKRFGTPLYVYDEQAIRDACRAYRTEFESRYHDVEILYASKAFMTKAIVALMADEGLSLD; encoded by the coding sequence ATGTCGGTCAACAAGAACGGACACCTAACTATCGGTGGATGTGACACGGTCAGACTCGCGAAGCGGTTTGGGACGCCCTTGTACGTCTACGACGAACAGGCGATAAGGGATGCCTGCCGCGCCTACCGGACTGAGTTCGAGTCCAGGTACCACGATGTGGAGATCCTCTATGCGAGCAAGGCGTTCATGACCAAGGCGATAGTGGCACTCATGGCTGATGAAGGGCTATCCCTGGAC
- a CDS encoding glycyl radical protein: protein MNERVLKLRRQSLEAEPRISTERAELITEFYKNAPAVSAPVLRALAFKHVLENKKICINDGELIVGERGPAPKATPTYPELCCHSLQDLEILRTRDKVTFSSTEEDERVYRDTIIPFWKGRSMRDIIFAQMPREWKDAYDAGIFTEFMEQRAPGHTVLDGKIYEKGFLDFKEDIAQALASLDYLNDPEAYEKHEELKAMDIAADAIIRFAQRHAETALELADKEDDPRRKAELSRIAEVCSWVPAHRPRDFWEALQAYWFVHLGVITELNTWDSFNPGRLDQHLYPFYKRGIEDGTLTHEAARELLQCFWVKFNNQPAPPKVGVTAAESGTYTDFANINTGGLRPDGLDGVNDVTYLILDVIDEMRLLQPSSNIQLSAKNPDRFLKRALKIVRKGWGQPSIFNADVVIQEMLRQGKSVHDARCGGTSGCVETGAFGKESYILTGYFNLPKVFELALFDGIDPRTGSRLGPSTGDPAQFTGFDQLFEAFRTQLKYFLDIKVKANNIIERLYATMMPAPFLSILIDDCIKKGRDYHDGGARYNTTYIQGVGIGTCTDSMAAVKYHVFDQKDVGMDEMIEALSHNFQGHEALRDVLLNHTPKYGNDDDYADAIMVSIFDAYYKEVNGRPNTKGGRYCIDMLPTTCHVYFGSVTGATPDGRKAWTPVSEGISPVQGADRRGPTAVIKSVAKMDHVLTGGTLLNLKFTPQVLEGDEGIDNLARLVRSYFRLGGHHVQFNVVDAKTLREAQDHPEAHRDLIVRVAGYSDFFCDLTRALQDEIIARTEHSGF from the coding sequence ATGAATGAGCGCGTCCTTAAGCTTCGGAGACAGAGCCTGGAGGCGGAGCCCCGGATCTCCACGGAGCGCGCTGAACTCATCACGGAGTTCTATAAGAATGCGCCTGCGGTGTCCGCACCCGTGCTCCGGGCGCTTGCGTTCAAGCATGTGCTGGAGAACAAGAAGATCTGCATCAACGACGGCGAGCTGATTGTGGGCGAGAGGGGGCCGGCGCCCAAGGCCACCCCCACCTACCCGGAGCTGTGCTGCCATAGCCTCCAGGATCTGGAGATCCTGCGAACCAGGGACAAGGTGACGTTCTCCTCGACCGAGGAGGACGAACGGGTCTACAGAGACACCATCATCCCTTTCTGGAAAGGCAGGTCCATGCGGGACATCATCTTCGCCCAAATGCCCCGTGAATGGAAGGACGCATACGATGCGGGCATCTTCACAGAGTTCATGGAACAACGGGCGCCCGGGCACACAGTGCTGGACGGGAAGATATACGAAAAAGGCTTCCTGGACTTCAAGGAGGACATTGCCCAGGCCCTGGCTTCCCTGGACTACCTGAACGATCCCGAAGCCTATGAAAAGCACGAAGAACTCAAAGCCATGGACATCGCAGCCGATGCGATAATCAGGTTTGCCCAACGACACGCCGAGACGGCTCTCGAACTTGCGGATAAGGAGGATGACCCCAGAAGAAAGGCCGAGCTTTCCAGGATTGCAGAAGTGTGCTCCTGGGTGCCAGCCCACAGGCCCCGAGACTTCTGGGAGGCGCTTCAGGCCTACTGGTTCGTGCACCTCGGTGTGATAACCGAGCTGAACACTTGGGACTCGTTCAATCCAGGAAGGTTGGACCAACACCTTTATCCATTCTACAAGAGAGGGATCGAGGATGGTACCCTCACCCATGAGGCAGCCAGGGAACTGCTGCAATGCTTCTGGGTCAAGTTCAACAACCAGCCGGCCCCTCCCAAGGTGGGCGTCACAGCCGCCGAAAGCGGGACCTATACCGACTTCGCCAACATCAACACCGGAGGGCTCAGGCCGGACGGCCTTGACGGAGTGAATGACGTCACCTACCTGATACTCGACGTCATAGATGAGATGAGACTGCTTCAGCCTAGCTCCAATATTCAGCTGAGCGCGAAGAACCCAGACCGGTTCCTGAAGCGCGCTCTCAAGATCGTGAGGAAAGGGTGGGGACAACCTTCCATATTCAACGCCGACGTGGTCATCCAGGAGATGCTCAGGCAGGGCAAGTCCGTTCATGACGCGAGGTGTGGGGGCACTAGCGGGTGCGTAGAGACGGGCGCGTTCGGCAAGGAGAGCTACATTCTGACAGGGTACTTCAACCTCCCCAAGGTTTTCGAGCTGGCACTGTTCGACGGGATAGATCCCCGAACCGGGAGCCGGCTGGGGCCATCTACTGGCGATCCGGCCCAGTTCACAGGCTTCGACCAACTGTTCGAGGCATTCAGGACCCAGCTCAAGTACTTCCTCGACATCAAGGTCAAGGCCAACAACATCATCGAAAGACTCTACGCAACCATGATGCCCGCCCCGTTCCTGTCCATCCTGATCGACGACTGCATCAAGAAAGGTCGGGACTATCACGATGGCGGGGCCCGGTATAACACCACCTACATCCAGGGCGTGGGGATCGGCACCTGCACAGACAGTATGGCTGCGGTGAAGTATCACGTCTTCGACCAGAAGGATGTCGGCATGGACGAGATGATTGAGGCGCTGAGTCACAACTTCCAGGGGCACGAGGCCCTCCGGGACGTGTTGCTCAACCATACACCCAAGTACGGAAATGACGACGACTACGCTGATGCCATCATGGTCTCCATCTTCGATGCGTACTACAAGGAAGTGAACGGAAGGCCCAACACTAAGGGCGGGCGCTACTGTATCGACATGCTGCCGACCACTTGCCACGTCTACTTCGGCTCGGTGACCGGGGCGACGCCTGATGGGAGGAAGGCCTGGACTCCCGTATCCGAAGGGATATCTCCAGTGCAGGGCGCCGACAGAAGAGGCCCCACTGCAGTGATCAAGTCGGTAGCGAAGATGGACCATGTGCTCACCGGAGGCACGCTCTTGAACTTGAAGTTCACACCGCAAGTGCTGGAAGGTGACGAGGGAATCGACAATCTCGCGCGCCTTGTGAGATCGTATTTCCGGCTCGGAGGCCACCACGTGCAGTTCAACGTGGTCGACGCCAAAACCCTACGGGAGGCCCAAGATCACCCCGAGGCTCACCGTGACCTGATAGTCCGCGTTGCAGGATACAGTGATTTCTTCTGTGACCTTACCCGGGCGTTGCAGGACGAGATCATAGCCAGGACCGAGCACTCAGGATTCTGA